The Melanotaenia boesemani isolate fMelBoe1 chromosome 8, fMelBoe1.pri, whole genome shotgun sequence DNA window AACAAAATATGCCATGAAAACATAGCCTAAAGACAATGTTTACGATATGCATAATATTACTAATATTACTGCAGAACACTTAGAAATTGGCAGCTGTAAAGGTTTCTTTGTCCGTGGCGCTGTTCCTTATTCTGTCAGTTTTAAATGGTTATTGTTTGCCTTAAAGAACAAGGCCGGTAACCTAAAACAGCAGGGTTAGTTAAAGTGCAACTTGCTTGTTAATTATTTCTAGGACATAAAGTGTAGAAACATAGTGGAagaaccctttttttttttaaagagaaagcTTCACTATAAGAGTTGTCTAAATCTTGTACAGAATTAGTTTTTAATTCCCTCTGCTTTGTTACTGTGGAACttgtaatttttcatttttaatgcattgaTGCTAAAACCTCCATCCATTGcctataccacttagtccaaaGCAAGGTCACGGGGAAGTGGCCTATCCCAGCGGCTGTCAGGTGAcaggcagggtacatcctggaccgGTCGTCAGTCCATCACGAGTTTACTAAAACATCACTGATGTTCCTGTAAAATACAAATTTCCATTTGAAATTGTAGTTCATCCTACATGTTTTTTCACTTTAAGTCATTGAGGCAGTTAACCTGCAAGTTGCTCTTTAAGGTCCTTACCTagacaaaaatgaatgaatgaatgaatgaatgaatgaatgacctCTAGTATTCTCTCTTAAAGGGTTGTAAGACTCATGTTACCATAATTAGAAATGTTTGTTCATTCTACAGATGAtaagtttagttaaaaaaaaacaaaaaaacagggcGCTGTTATTTGTATTTATGCTCTGAAGAAAATAGATGTTAAATATGTCAAAATCTCACTGTATATGCATGTCTTATTGCatgtattttacattgttttacaaatattctTACATATACCTAAAATATTTGTGTTCACATGTCCATCTGATGATATTAGGATAAGAGACGACTGTGTTGTTTATGCCTTTTTTAATATCAACAatggtggagtgttttctctttgtttggGATTTGTGTAACACAGACTGTCTTGTTACACTGTTATTATGACATGGCATTAATGcgtaaaaataaacagaaagaaggtaaaaacagttttaacagtTCTATCAAGCTTGAATCGAATTTTTTTGTAAGATTatctttattcttcaacacagccTGAACCCTCTTATATAAACCTATTTCTAATATATCTAAGTCAGGGATGTCTATTgtcagtcctcaagggccaccgTCCTGCAGCTTGCTAAGTCAGGTGTCTTGAAGTTGGACATAATGTATTTAAAACCTGGAAAAACAGCGGCCCTGGAGGATCAGAAGTGGACAAAGCAGGAATAGATTTTTCAGGCTTCTTAAAGGACAGTTTAAAGCCCTTCTTTGGATGTAGGTTATATTCTCTGTCTAGGTGATCCCACACTTCTTGAATAACAGCGTTTTTTTGGGCTCTGAGAAAGATTCCTTCACTGATTCAAtggttttcagtccagttcttacATCAATTGGCATACACCCCTTTCTCCCTGTTTCTGTACATCACATTCAGATACTGATCACCCGCTTTATAGTTTATCAGGcctgttactttttttttcatttcattgtttctCCACCTGTTgaactttaattttcattttagaaaACACTACATGTTGAAATATTGACAGTTGGGAATCACATATACAACTGTAATTTTGGGGGGCAATTAAATAGATTCAGTTAAGGATATTgaagaaactgaaactgaagaAACAATAAATCTATAACAGGCTGCTggtataaaaaatgaataaataaaaagttagaaCTGGCTCTTTAATGATTTGTCGGTTCAGTATGGGCACAATATTGCTTCATTCCTTAAGTTTGATCCTTTTTTAAGCTCAAATGATTGATAGGTCAGTGTAAGGTAACTTAACAACTAAATTACTGTCTGGAAAGGGTGAGTGATTGGACTGGACTAAAATTGGTGGAAAAAGCAGCTTAAGTCCAATGAAAAAATCTTGAAAGGCCTTCAGAAAACCTAAAGAGCTACTGCAGATGTGCACTATAATGCCACAGGTACTGGAGATGGTACCGCAACCCAACAACACCAGAACTCCAGGGTTTGCTGAGTCTTTGGCATAGTATGACAACCATGTGTTCTTCAAAGTCTGAGACATGAGAAAGACTTCAGCTGTACATCAAAATGccacaaaaatgtgtttctctgaATAATATTGTACACCAGTAACACAACATGAAGTGATTCAATGTGAGTATCAGTGGGTTAACTTAACAATGTGCGATTCATTGTGGAAGGTCACTTAGGAGGCTGCATTCATCACAAGGCCTGCATACCTCGTAAACAGCGAGGTCTATCCCAGCATAGGGAATGATGCCAATTAAATTTGGAACGTAGCCCTTATAGAAAGCTATAACACCTTCTTTCTTCAGGATTGTCTTGGCACAGTCAAACATTCCTCCAAACTGGCCAGTTTTCCTCAGGGTCAGACGAGTCTTTAATACCTTAAAgacaaaaggtaaaaatgagACACAGGTTCTCCTGGTTTGTTTGGCTTTTATGAAGCAACCTCACATCCCATCACCATGACACACACGTTCTCTTACTTCCATTGGGTAAATAGCTGTCTGTGCTGTCGCTCCAGCCATAGAGCCGGCCATAAACCTCTTATGCGTCTCAATCTTCTTTCCCTCTGATGATAACAATTTCTTATACtgtaacagaaacacaaaattaTCTGTAGCcacttcatttgttttaaacacaGGATGGCAGAAATCATTTATAGTAAAGGAGATGTTTTAAAGGTACAGCGCCGAACTTGTTCATATGCCATGAATTTGATTGCCGTCTCAGGTGCAATCTTTAAAACGTTGATTCCATTTTCCCTCCACAGCGATGTCAGACCTCCCTCTACAATCATCTGCCTGAAGCCCCCAACCAGACTAATCCGGTTGTTCTTGGAAGAATGAACCTGTATTGTAAATACACATCAGTTTAACGCATTTCCATTAGTCTAAAGGACTCTGAAtcccttttgtcttttttcagtcTGTGTGGTTGTGACTTGAAAAGAACTTCTCCTTTCTGTTTTCACAATTGTGTAGCAGCTATTTTTTCTGCCTTGTCAGTCATCTGCATTACCTTGAACGTAAGGTTTTAGGCAGAAAGTTGATTCAAGATCATAACCAACtgtttaactgtgtgtgtttacgAGGAATGGGTGAAATTCATCTGAACTCTTTTGTAAGAGCTGCCTGTGAAATCATAATCACTGAGCTGACTGGGCATTTGTCTTGCATGCTTTAGCTGTTTCATATGGTGACGTGATTTATCCCACTGTAGTTATCGCTGAGTGGGGACAGAATTTGTTTTACAAAGACTTCCTACCGAAGAGTGTTTCCAGTAGCGTATGATCTCCTCCAGGTTGTAGGCAGGGTACAGCAGGAAGTGTTCTCTCCACTCATTCCAGTCGCCCATCATGGTCCCATCAATGTCCATACTGAGGAAGGACACACAACTTTTTACCTAATGACTTATTATGCTGtattacattctgttttatgCAAAAATATCATGTGACGTTATGAGCAAACAGGGTGGATGTGTATGGAACTGGGAGTCAAGCCTCTGTAAGATTTTCATGGCATCCTCCTTGCTGAAAACCTAAAGAGCTACTGCAGATGTGCACTttaagagatgaaaaggaacataaatgtagaaaaaataaCGTtagctcaagacttttgcacagtacagCATGTACCCTGAAGGGTTAAAAAAGTGGCATAATTTTGCTAGACACTGTGAAATTTCAAAAGCtaactttgtgtttgtgaatgtaATTTAGATTTGTACAGGCAACATATAGGCTTATAATATGACTTAATATGACAATTTAGCAATACTTTATCAGGCATTCCTCTGCATTTCCTCTACTTTCTCTCACATGTTAGCAGAAAAATAGTTATTTTCCTTCGTGTTTTCCTCCTACTTCTATTTTACAGTCATGTAATTGAAATCACTTCGGTGCATTGTCTTATGAGTGTTGTTGATCCTGCAGATCagagtatttttgttttcagatggtATTTTGATTAGTTCAGACCATAGAAAGAAGAATTTAAATATCatgaccacttttttttttttttttttttttttttttttttacccgaATGTCCAATTAAACCACAGAATTTCCCTCACGTCACGACTTCTATTTTTCAGTGGGTGGGAAGATGGGATTTGAACTTTGGGTTGAGTCTGAGCCACCGAGCTGCAGCAACAGCTGAGAACAGCGGTGACAGCAGCGGAGGAGGGTGTCCAGCTGACTGTCCAGCTCCCCTACTTCAGTCTGAGCTCTCTGTTTTGTAGTTACACATTATGTCTTTCATTCTCACGaagaaaaagagatttaaatttaaaatagacTTTGACTTGGAAGAACTGTCGTCAGTTCCCTTCGTGAACGGAGTTCTGTTTTGTAAAGTGAGACTCTTAAATGGAGGCTTTGTCGAGGAGTCGTCTCGGTAAGATTTTCTTCTATTTATAGCACTAACACGATCAACTGAAACTTAAGTAAAACTAGTTTaagatagatttttttaaaattgatttttgAAACATACTCAGCGTAAAAACAACGGCCTCGCTCCTTCCTGGACAACATTACGCTAACTACTTTCTAACTTACCAGCAAAGTTGGTCAGTTGAAGACGTGTTAGCGTAGAGGCGATAATATCCTAAGTGCAGATATTTAACGTGATTTTAACAGGATTTAAGATAATTTCAAGTCAAATATAGCTTTTCTTTAGAGGTATTGATAACCGTTTATTTTGGTAAGTTTGGTTTGCACTTTATAAACAGTTAACGTTAACAGTTGCTAAGCAACAACTTCTAGAGATTAATGGTGGCATTTACTGCAGTGGCTATTTCAGTACACACTTTCTTGTAAACATCAACAATGACAGTAACTTGAAGATATTTTAATGGAACAGAGCCAATTAATTGACCCGGGTATCCATTTGTactatgttatttttaaagtatttatcatagtaataaaaaaacggcacataaataaatatcactTTAATGCAAAGGAGCATTATTGGActtatgtttatttatacttATACTTACATGAGTCATTCTGGGAAAAAAGTACATGTCAACAGCTAGCCCTCTTGCTATGGTAACTGTCTGTTTCTTAAAAAACACAGTGTACAAAGTTTTATCCTGCCCCATCCAGTGTCTCTCATATCACAGGATTCTGTtaattaaatatgtatttagTAATTCTAAAACTATTTCTGcaactttcattttcttctcccaAAAAGTACTACAATTCTAGTCCTTTTTCTTGCTCTGCACCATccacaggtcaccagtccatcataACGCCAACACAGACAGACGCTCACACTCATACCTGCACTACTGTGCATTCTGTTAAGCATAAGACAGGAAAAGAGACAGGAACAATATATAATCTCAAAACAGAATTACTTGAAGGTTTTGGTTTCAagtttttaatctaaatgtaAATGTCTGACAGGGAACCCGTCCAAGCCAACTCTGTGCGCTGGATGAAGAGGTTCTCGTTCATATGTAAAATGAGTGCCAATGCTACCACAGGTGTGCTTGACCCTTGTGTGTGCCGAGTGTCTGTGCGCAAGGTAAagacttattattattattattttacaataaagCTCTCCTTTATTGGAAAAAATAGAGGCAGATCTATTTTGTACAGCAGAAAACATTGTCTTGAATATGTAACAAAATGTTTGTGTAGATAAGATATTTGGTTAATTTGTAACCTTGACACATCACAccagtctttttattttgtaaattttaGCCATACTGCTGAAGGTTGTATAATGTTATATTATAAGCACTTcatattactgtttttttttttttttttttttttttttaccttttgtcaTTTCAGGAATTGAAGGGTGGGAAAAGTTTTGCAAAGGTAATGCTTCTTCTCTCATGTCTTTAAAAGCTGATATGAACAAAGCAGTTCAAGTACAAAAGATATATGAGAATAGTTTTATACAACCCACTcctaaaacaacaataaactcTGAAATGCCCTTGGACTCTAGTTGTACAAGTGTCTTTACTGTAAAGGTTTTTGTTGCTAGCTTCCAGCTTAGGTTACTGATTAAAACAGTTGGTTAGAC harbors:
- the LOC121644411 gene encoding calcium-binding mitochondrial carrier protein SCaMC-1-like; its protein translation is MIVEGGLTSLWRENGINVLKIAPETAIKFMAYEQYKKLLSSEGKKIETHKRFMAGSMAGATAQTAIYPMEVLKTRLTLRKTGQFGGMFDCAKTILKKEGVIAFYKGYVPNLIGIIPYAGIDLAVYETLKNTWLSYYAKDSANPGVLVLLGCGTISSTCGIIVHICSFKYIMSNFKTPDLASCRTVALED